From the genome of Vicia villosa cultivar HV-30 ecotype Madison, WI linkage group LG2, Vvil1.0, whole genome shotgun sequence, one region includes:
- the LOC131650881 gene encoding uncharacterized protein LOC131650881, whose protein sequence is MPPPRLSPGAVWNKVCGLPKITDTGKACRIEGYGVDHNWTKRTLKVDDVIKLDRNIPVILCKLEQVFPPGFFDSMEHLPVHLAYEAYLGGPVQYRWMYPFERFMGDSKRSVKNKARVEGSICAHYLHRETSHFCSHYFKHLMLTPRIIRNPVNVSERSQFTLSVFGLPGRPSGKKGVHWLTQQEMQSAHVHVLINCVEVKPFLEEFNNTYFHTTGVQSTSGVIHAQFPAWFKERMYSIVAPTPEILHLRNLSQGPIQSANEWHTYFVNGYKFHTHTWIEGKKTINSGVFVKGVTDGGEDDFYGFVKHIYELVYTYLDSENKVVLFYCEWYDPTRGTKIDRTYGTVEIQMDRRYKEYDPFIMSHIVRQVYYVPYPSFVPRKRGWCVVIKTKPMGHIESDDLVEEDLAFQVDEVEQINDVVADEQTTSLSDTMVEGHLVDSSILDEEHEDIASEENITSNDENDVDDEHEDLE, encoded by the exons CTTTAAAAGTAGACGACGTCATTAAGTTGGATCGAAATATTCCAGTCATTCTATgcaagttggaacaagtatttccgcctggtttttttgactccatggaacatttacctgtgcatctcgcctatgaagcttatcttggaggacctgttcaatataggtggatgtatccgtttgaaaggttcatgggtgattcaaaacgatcagtgaaaaataaggctagagttgaaggatcgatatgtgcacattacttgcatcgagaaacatcacatttttgcagtcactatTTCAAGCATTTGATGTTAACTCCAAGAATCATTCGAAATCCTGTCAATGTTAGTGAAAGGAGTCAATTCACTTTATCGGTCTTCGGGCTTCCAGGCCGTCCATCTGGAAAAAAgggtgtgcattggttgacccaacaagaaatgcaatctgcccatgttcatgtcttgatcaactgcgttgaagttaaaccatttcttga GGAATTCAACAACACCTATTTTCATACTAccggtgtacaatcaacatcTGGTGTCATCCATGCTCAATTCCCAGCatggtttaaggagagaatgtatagcattgttgcaccgactcccgaaatactccatttgagaaacttgtctcaaggccctattcaaagcgcaaatgaatggcacacatacttcgtgaatggatataaatttcacactcATACATGGATTGAAGGGAAAAAGACCATAAACAGTGGTGTTTTTgtgaaaggagttacagatggtggtgaagatgacttctaTGGTTTTGTCAAACATATCTATGAGTTGGTGTACACTTACTTGGActcggaaaataaagttgtcttgttttattgtgaatggtatgatccaactagaggcacaaaaatagataggacatatggtactgttgagattcaaatggaccggaggtacaaagagtatgaccctttcataatgtcacatattgttaggcaagtttactatgttccttatccttcatttgtgccacgtaaacgagggtggtgtgttgtcataaaaacaaaaccaatgggtcatattgaatctgacgatctagtggaagaagatcttgctttccaagttgatgaagtggaacaaattaatgatgtggttgcagatgaacaaactacaagtttgtctgatacaatggTTGAGGGGCATCTAGTTGATTCGTCTATATTGGATGAAGAGCATGAAGATATTGCATCTGAGGAAAATATCACATCAAATGATGAGAATGATGTGGATGACGAGCACGAAGATTTAGAATAA
- the LOC131650882 gene encoding uncharacterized protein LOC131650882 codes for MLRRVRKRWELHGIRPSWIGEEIFRELLKYWESDEFAAKSENAKKMRASEKGGCLNAVGSISTAEHVRRMTKELNRPPLMTELVARTRKKKTGAFVDSRTQKAMDDYQALLVQFLTVNPKYTPRPGEPLHPDWRDIHVTTEAFFCSDFPRNLEKPQIHLPLPSRTTPPQPE; via the exons atgctacgacgtgttagaaagcgttgggaacttcatggcatccgtcctagttggataggagaagaaatctttcgggaacttcttaaatattgggagagtgatgagtttgcggccaaatctgaaaatgcaaagaagatgagagcatctgaaaagggtggttgccttaatgctgttggaagtataagcactgcTGAGCATGTTCGTCGcatg actAAGGAATTAAATAGACCTCCACTTATGACCGAGCTGGTTGCGAGGACTCGGAAAAAGAAAACAGGAGCTTTTGTTGACAGTCGTACACAAAAAGCTATG gatgattatcaggcattgcttgTACAATTTCTGACTGTTAATCCTAAGTATACTCCAAGAccgggagagccgcttcatccagat TGGCGTGATATTCACGTCACTACTGAGGCTTTTTTTTGTAGTGACTTTCCAAGAAACTTGGAAAAGCCGCAAATCCATTTGCCATTACCGTCCCGAACAACACCACCACAACCTGAATAA